Part of the Triticum aestivum cultivar Chinese Spring chromosome 4D, IWGSC CS RefSeq v2.1, whole genome shotgun sequence genome is shown below.
cctcggatatgaccggtaaaacctccaacatcgaaaacatcatagaagacgcatgcaaactccgttttcgatgaactcaagcttgtcatcaagatgaccataagctctaagactcacaaagagaaccaaacaagaaccaagaaacatgatgcaaggatgcaatggtttgagctctcgacgaacgatatgatcaagctactcacttgagagccccccttgatagtacggctatcgatcctataacccggtctcccaactaccaccatgagaccggtaaaatagaaaacctatcaagggcaaacctttgccttgaacatggtccacttgagctagatgatgacgatcttgactccctcaagttggaccacctttcttgattgtgttggctcgatgaagactagatggttactcccccatagtccactatgggtgagccactcttcggcacatcttcacaagtccattgtcaccacaatggacgacaagcttcaagcacttgatctcttcgtgatgctccacttgaacttgcacacggcagtcttgatgacgatcaccacttgatgtcatcctctccatgggttgagtgatatcttcctcttgacgcaagcccatgaacacgtacctaaccccacatagaactctcacatagaccatgggttagtacacaaagcacaatggacaatgcttaccatatcatgggatcacttgatccctctcagtacatcttctacgctttgtgagttgatcaacttgattcactcttgacttagtcttgatcaaccttgaatctttccaactctcttcgtttggatgatgtcttgaaggtaaacatgaatgatcacacaatcttcttcttcaagaaatgcttgcaataagctcaacactcacatgaccaatctttggataattccttaatagcaccttggtcaacccataaactccttgaaaccaacacatgtacttcaggaaatgcctatgaaaaaatccttcaaatataactcaatgcaaccattagtccatagaaaatgtcatcaattaccaaaaccacacatgggggcaccgcatgtcctttcactcGGATGGCGGGTACTCCAACATCCTTGAAAGTCCTTTAATGAGGTAATGAGCATCAATGAGTGCTTGACACGTTAAGAGAAAAAAATACAAACGGGATTGCTAAATCGCAGTCatctcagtcgatgctatatatgTGGGGTCTTACATGGTGATCGGTGCAATTTttcagtttttccttttctttcttactcccttcgtttctaaatataagtccttttagagatttcaatacaaactatatacggatgtatagagacatattttagtgtagattcactcattttgcttcgtatgtagtcccttattggaatctctaagaagacttatatttaaaaacggagggtgtACATGTTATAGTCAAGTCAACTGAGACCTAATCACACCCAAATACAAATAGATTTAGATGGATATTTATTTCCCTGTAAACTATAGGGGAAGGAATCCTCCAGAAACGATCATAAAAATGAACTCATAAGAATTCAAATCCTCCAAGCATGCCATAAAACGGTCAAGGAAGACATGTATCCGTGCACGCAAACTACTAGCTCACAACAAAAAGAGCGTGAGCCGGAAAAACATGGCGAAGGCTAGACAAACAAACTAGTCACACCGTTGTTGAGGACATGGATCATTTTTCACATGTTAAGAAATGAACCAACTTCTAGAGACAAATCAGTGGCAGGTTGACTACAACTACTAAAAACTTGTCAAAACTCCAAATGGACGTTCATGAAAAAAGGGAAATCTAGTGTAAAAAAAGAGACAAAAACAACGTTTGACACTATTCATATTTGaaattgtcttttttgtttctcaatatACATTTCGAGTTTGGACCTGAAATTTTTAGAGGTTGAAGTCTCATTCCTTGTgaacattttttcagaattttgaaacttttaaatcaatattttaaaaTTAAGCATGAAGAAAACCACAAGGATGGGAGCACGTGATATTTCCCCGCATGTATGCATTTGGACATAAATTCGTTTTTTCTTTTAGGGGACATAGGTTCGCGTACAAGCCAAGGAGGGGTGGCGAAAGCGGAACAAACCATCAGCCCAAACATTCTTTGGAGAGGTGTCAGGAGGCACGAGGCCTCCCATCAATTCAAGACTGATCCTAAAAAAAATCAATTCAAGACTGGAGTCTTAATTAGTCCAGGAGGAGCCCTAGTTAAATCACAAATACTCGTACGACCGGACACTTAAATAAACAAAAGACAACGAAATTCTAGGGTGAGCAGAGGCAGAGACGTCAGAGTCCAGAGATCCCACACCCCGCCCGCCGTCGTCCCTCGCGCGCATCGTCCTGCTGCCCTCCTCCCTTGCTCGTGCCCGCCTCCTCCCACCTGCGCCGCGGCTGCGCGAGCAGCAGCAGTAGAAATACAGAGGGAAGGAGCAGTGCGTGCCCGTCCGTCCGTCCGCCTGGGCCTCTCGCTCCCCCCTCAACCGCCTGCTCCCTAACCCAGTCCACCCCCTTCACATTATCCGCGTGCGCGGGCTGCCCGGCTGGGGGCGCCGCCGTGcggtgctgctgctgccgctgttgCTGGTGGTGGCGCCGTCGAGGCCGGCGATGGCGATCCGCGGCCCGGACGCCGCGTCCGTCCTCCCCATGACGCTGCTCTTTTCCCTCGGCTTCTTCTGCGCCCGCTTCGTTCTCGACCGCCTACTGTACAAGGTACGGAgccagctcctccgccgccgccgcctcttcccgccCCAGATTCGCGCTGGGTTCCGCGAGATCTCTCGCCCCACGTGTGCTCTTCGTACTGCTGCTCAATGCTCGCTGGTGTTGCTGCCGAATTCGTAACCGATCAATGTGATCCGGCTAATCTGACTAACCGTCCGTGCCCATGTGATGCAACGCCCCGCCGACTGTGCCCCGAATGGAAACTGCTCATTAATTGCCGCCTTACTGATGGATGCTGTCTAGGACTCCTGTGCCTGTACTACTGCAGTTATTAAGCTGAGCTTGCTTGTCTGTTCTCATGCCTTCTGGTGTTCCATGTACTCTGTACTGTAGTGAGCATTATCATGTCATGTACCAACAATTCCTACATGATACACCACTGCACTTGATTATTATCTTCGATTTCGAAGCCACTGTAAAATCCATATACAGTCTGAAGTTATTTACATGATGCTTCAGACTACTGAATAATATAATTGCTCTATTTGTTCTATAAATCTGTCTCAATAGGCCCCTAGGTTATCTCTGCTTTAATTATGCAGTATATGTTTATTCGCTTCTGtccaaattttctgaaattttaccATGAACTTTATTTTACATCACTGAATATTCGTCAGTTTAACCTTCACATCTGATGTTTGGCTGTTTGTATATGTTGTCATTTCAGCCGTTGGCAGTTTACCTTTTCACTAGCAAGGCTTCTAAGTTGATGAATGATGAGGCCAGGCAAGCAAAGATTGTCAAGTTCTCAGAGTCTACTTGGAAGCTGACATACTATGCTTCTGTTCAGGCATGGGTCCTATTGATAATAAAGCAGGAACCATGGTCGTTGGATACAATGCAATACTTCGATGGCTGGCCAAATCAACCCATCCCGTGAGTGCCAAGTATACTTCTATAATTTTCTTAAATATAGGGTATACTGGTGTTGCATGAGCTTTTTGCCCTGATACATGGTCTCTTCAATTTCTTTAAAGTTGAAGAGAAAGAACTTATTGTTATTGCAATAAATTAACTTCTAAATGTACTCGAAAGTATGAATTTCAGAATATTCCAGATCATTTAAGATCATGAAATATTTAATTATCTCGTAATTTGATATATGTAAAAAAAACATAAACTCGCTTACCTTGCTATTAAGCTAACATGATAAGGTTGCCTATGTTCAAAACATTTTTATGTATCCTCTCCTTCACGAGTATTAGCACACTGTTTTGTACACCCTTCAGGGTGTTGGTACTGTACCATTATCTTGTACTGGCACTTGGAGGAAATATTTATGCACATTTCGTACTTTTCATACATTGACATTATTTATATATTGTTGATAACTTTATTTATAGTCAAGAAAGTTAGGTAGATTCGTACACCATTTGTTGCATATGGTCTGTTACTGTCTCATAGAGAGTCCCCTAAACTCTATCTACAATAACTTGAAATAACTGACTTTTGGGGGCATGCATAAAAGTTGCAAAGAATCTATTATCCAGCGACCACATACTTTACTGTACCCATTTTCACTTTAAATTTTTACATGTGATCTTGTAATTGCTTTCTTACCTTGATAAAGGAATCCTGCTTCATTTAACCTTTACCAACTATAACCATGATAAATTATTGTTCTCCCATCCTTCTACTTAGTCTTAGCTTTTCTAGGAAATGTGAGGGGTAAGGTTTATCTCGCGTGACCTTCCATTTAGAGGGGAAGATGCATACTCACGATGCCGTTCTTTGTTTGTTGTTTGATGACATAATGCTCAGAACACCAATTGCCGTGCTCATTATCACACAAAACAAATGGCTCAGATTTTATAGATTTTAGATATGTTAATAGGAACTCTGAAACACTCCCGGGCATATTTGTTTGGAACCATTTAACCTATTCTTTGAGTGAAGTGATATTTTGTTCTTTTCTCTAATATATATTGACCTCTGTATCTCAGGTCCTCATTGAGACTTTTCTACATGTGCCAGTGTGGATTTTATATCTACAGCATTTTTGCTCTCATTGCTTGGGAAACCCGCAGAAAAGATTTTGCTGTAATGATGTCTCATCATGTAGTAACATCTGTTCTTATTGGATATTCATTTCTGACTGGGTAAATATTTCTTGAGCCTCTTTAATTGTGTATTTTCTGGATTGCAATTGTATGGGAACGGACTTCTGTTATATTCTGATGTGTCCTATTTATGGTCAGTTAGTCATTATGCATCAAAAAACCACCAATTACCAATCACTTACGCTGGAATCCAATGACTTTGCAGTGTGCACTGAAGCTTGGCAATTCTCTAGATCTTTCTAGTTACCTACTTGTTTGATTTGATAAACAAATATGATCATGTATGAAAATATATAAATTGGAAAGCAGAATTTATAATGGCAATAATAGATCGATTTAACTCTTGCTGTTGATTGATCTGAATGTTCTAGTAAGCAGTGCTTAATTTGGCCTTTTGTCCCTGCAGCATGGCCATGTCATGTAACCGTACATAGATATTTCTGAAAATCATTGTGCTTCATTAGAGCAAAGGGTACTGCACTCCCTTCTTGTAATTTCACTTTTTTTCATGCAGCATGGCTATGTAATGTCACAATACATATATATTCTGAAAATCATTGTACTATAGAGGCATTCATTTCTTTTTACTTCTTTCTGTTGATTATGATCATTCATAGGATATAGTAGACTTTTATAGCTAAGATCAAAATTGCAACACAGCTCTAAGGCAACTAAAGTTACATTTCTACAGATTTTTTCGAATTGGGACAATCATTCTTGCGTTGCATGACGCGAGTGACGTGTTCCTTGAAACTGCCAAATTGTGCAAGTACACTGAAAAAGAACTAGGGGCTAGCTTATTTTTTGGGCTTTTTGCTCTCTCTTGGCTCCTGCTGCGTCTGATTTACTTCCCATTTTGGATAATCAAAACCTCAAGGTTTGTTTGCTACTTTGGTACATAATTTCTTGTATTCCTTTTACTTCCAAAGGTTGAAACTCACTGTTCTTGTTCTTGCAATGCCAGCTACCAGTCTATCATATCCTTGAGGAAGCTGGATAGGTTCCCAACGACCTTGTACTACGTTTTCAACACAATGCTTCTCACATTACTTGTGTTTCATGTATATTGGGGGAAACTCATAtttttaatgataatgaaacaatTGAATTGAATAATAAAGGAAAAGTCGGAGAGGATGTTCGATCTGGTAAGGTTTTATTTCTTTGCTGCAATCACTTGTTGTTTGATTTGCATTCATCCTTTTTCAGCCTGTCTGGTTTTTTTTTACGAACTCACAGATGGTATTAGGATATCTACATACCTTTTTTgtgtgaaatttggattcccccCTTCTCTTCCAGATAATACAGGCTTAACTTTGTCGGCAATTCCTACATGAAACAGGAAACTGTGCATTTCGAAATGAAAGGAGAGGGGAATCAGTAGGGGAGACCCATATGACATACATAATGAAATAATGAACCACACATTTCAATTTTGACTAGTTGCATGAATAGTGCAGTCATAATATCACACATTGATCAGATTGGCTAATGGTAACCGGCTCCGATGCATTGCTTGGGAGACCCCCTTCCATCATTATCAGTTATAAAGATTTGAATTGCACCAGAAACTGTATTAACCCAGGTTTTTGTTAGCTGTAATCATTTAAGTTGATGAATTTCTTCACAATGCAGATTCGGATGATGATTGATGGGGGTGGTTCTTTGACAATTGTGACGGGCCATTTCTTTGCTGGTACCTTGCCCTGTACTTACACCAGTAGATTGTGTTGGTCGGCAAGCTTGTGCTAAGAAAGTTTCATCTCTGTATATTACCTTATGATATCAAATATTGCTAGACCAAGAAACAGAGCAGGTTCTATATATACCGGGTATAGCTAGCAACCTTACttgaaggtcccttcataattttTGGTTCATCTTTCCTTGTTAGTAGAAAAGGCTTAAGAGGTCGTTTTCTGTGGCTTATCCACAGAGCTTAGAAACTCCTCTCTACCATGTCTGGTATACTGTGACTGTGAGTAGGTTTAGTTCTAATTCATGGGAATAAGTTGATTTTTTTTATCAGGAGCTTAGAAATCTCACACCTGATGTACCAAGTGTCTCATGCTGCTAGTTATAACTTTTTGACGGCATTGGTTTGTCTCCTTATCTATGTGTGACTACGATGGCATCTGCATTGGTTTATAATGTACATGGCCGTGTTGTTAAGAGAGTTCTGAGATCTACATTAGAAATACTAGGGAGTTAGGGATCCGCATAGACATGTCAAGCTTTGTTCTGGTGATTGCAATTTCAGATGCTGACAGGGCAGGATGTCTAGATGAGCAAAAATCTACGGGTGGGTTTGCTATATTTCTTCACTCTAACTTGATTTCGTTAAGTGCTTGTAAGACGGATCCCCTTGTAAGAAGGCTATAGTTATCTAGGTCTAAACTGTGTTGAAGGAGCTTGGAGTACAGCAACCAAGAGCAGTTTGTCTCTTGTGTGACAACTAGGGCATtttggagaccgagctccatggaggccttaatTTTGGAagtttcaaaattcaaactttgcaGTTTCAaaacattatggaaaaaaatacacatgtataCAAGGATGTAATGTGGTATGTGCGTAAAATTTTgggatgaaataccttgaattgtGAGTTGCACATAAAAAATCATGGACGATGGATAATACATATTCTAAGAAGCCACATATTTTTTTAGCTCTCATTTTAATGTATTTTGACCTGGAAATTTACACACATGTACATTACGTCTCTAGGTAAATTTTATGAAACTAAAAAGTCTGAATTTTGAAGTTTCCGAATTAAGGCCTTCATGGAGCTCGGTCTCcatttggcattttcggacaactTGGTGCTACATATATGTTACCAAACCCGATATTTCATGATTGGTTGTGTCTTGAATATCATGTTATTTTTGCCAAAGTTTAATAGTAGAGGCATCTTCATTTTCTTATCTTGCTCTTTTGTAGAGCAACTTTAGCAGAGTCACCATAGTGGGGTCGCCGCTCCATACGGATTTGGAGGCTATTGGACTTGTAAGCAAACATGAAATTGCCAAAACAGTTGCCTCCGTAAATTTTTTTTTGTCATCTTCAATTTTGTAGGGGCAATTTATTCTCAATTGAATCTAACCAAACACATGTATCAGCACAGTAACTTAATAACAACTATATTTAGTGGGCACAATGTGTCGCATTACATATAATTAGCCACTGGAATGCCATTCGATGACATTTTCATAGTATGCAATGTCACGATTCAACATTGCCATCGACCTCCCCTGAGAGATTGTCAAGGTAGGCATAGGGGTCAGACTCACGAGCGGCAGTCGCGAGTTGTTGTTGCTCCTTATCGGTGGTTGCAGGGTAGAATTGTGCTCTCGTTGCGAGCTTTGAGGGCACAGAGCCACAACACGATGGCGACCGGGGACTCGGAGGCGACGGGGCAGCGGTTTCGATGGGAACGACCTCGTTGATGTGTATGATGGCATTCAAGGTGCCAGATCGATGCCTTCCGCTGCCATGGGAGACAATATATTTTGTCACGGGAGGATGGATCGCCATGCGTGTCGTAGTCGGAGGAATCATCGGTTGCCGCAGCTAGTGCGTCATGGGGGAGTTTGCACTGTCAGTGTGCCACAACTGGGACAAACGGTTTAGCCAATGGGTTACACCCCTCCGGTGCGTCCGCATTATGGCGGAGAGGGGAGGAGATGGCTAGGGAAGGAGACGGCGAGAAAGGGGAGCTGGCAGCTAGGGTTTTGATGATGGGGACGTGTTGGCACTGGTATTTTATAGCTGGGTTGCGTGGCGGCCATCCAAACGGGCGCCTCAGGAATTCAAGGTGAAAGGGTACACCATCGATGGGCGGGTGGTTAGCTATCTCGTCAACCCACTTGATGGTGATTACTCTTCGCGGTGGTGTGTTTGCCTGTCGGGCGCTCTGTAAAATCCCGGCGTTGGCCAAAGAAGGAAGAAGCTGAAAGTTTCCTCCCAAGCTGGTGATTGGATATGGAGCGAGCTTTCCTCCCAAGCTGGTGATTGGATATGGAGCGAGCTTTCCTCCCAAGCTGGTGATTGGATATGGAGCGAGCTTCAAACGGGGCCTCCACAATCTTCTTATTTGAGCGAACTCCATAAATTATAGCGATCATGGTGTGCCATTTTAGGTCAAAATCACCGTATTGGCAATTATTATAGTCGTCGGGGCATACAACAACtccgctagagttgctcttagttcTTTCCACTCGTTAGCATGATCGAGACGGAAATTGGGTGAAAGAGACACGTGGCGCTCAGAGAACATTTTGCCACGACAAATTGGCAATAGGATTTACGTACTATTTAGGGCCATTTGGCCAATTCAAGTGGACAAAGGATCGATTTGTAAATAAAAAAAAGGTAAAAATACGCATTCCTTCCCGCCAGGCGCCACCCGAGCGCGTCACGCTGCCTGTCTTCGGGCTGCCGCACCGTGTAGCTCTGCCAATGGTCACAGGGAAAAAATAAGGCACAAAAAAAAAGCCGACAAAGAAAAAGAGCGGAAAGAGTCCCTGGAAGTGGGTCGCACATGCTGGATTTCATGGACCTGCACAGCATCAGCATGGGACGGCGAAACCTAAACAAAGCATAAAGAGCAAGAACCTTTAGTTGAGCAACAGCCACTACAGACTGAAGAAGGGAGCAACTGAATACCAGCGATGAATCCACGTTCTGGAAAAATGACAGTCGCATAGTACCACGAAACAAGAGCATCGAGTTATTCAGCACTCTAGCAGTAGCTTGGGACACCGAAGCAAGAACTGAAAATAGCTGGAGGAAACACTGAAAGAAGTAAAGAAACACGGCGGAGATTAGATACAGAGGCCCTAGGTATCTATCTAGGGGTGTGAGAgtatactacaacaaggtttgctcgGCTCCAATGAGCGAGGGGCAATAACGGTGGCGCGCCTTTgctcgcttcagtgcttatagTCGTCACTAGATGGTCTAAGGATCTAGATTTAAATTTTACGTCTACTATTCTTTGTACTGCCCTAACAGatgatgaatagatcagaagtttttcCCGCAAAAAGAATAGCCTGCACGAGCAAGCTAAGCCAACCATTTGATTAAAACATGTGAACCACAGTTAGAGCGGCAGAAATCTGCAACAGCCATCCGAAAATGATTCAGAAATTTGGGTCACTGAGTGGACTCACCTGTCATGCGAATGATGTAGAGAAATGATGGGAGCAACCACTACCACTGTGACCAAGATTAGAGAAGAAGCTTCTAGTTAAGATCGGCCAAGAAAAGCAGTTGAAAAGAAACAACATAGATATTGGTGTTTCGTTATGCCCCTGGAACCACACCTTCAAAAATACTACATACCTGAAACCTAAAATGCCAACAAAAATAGTACGACAGCGCAACCAAAACTGTTTGGTCTGAACAACACATCCGGCTCAGAAATACTTCAAAGCCTTGGTGGCATTGATTTGGGACGTGGTTACAGGAGTGTATTTGGAGTTCACATGCTTTTGCTCCCATACACTTGGAACGAAGAATAGCTGACAGCTTAGGGTTGGAACACATTTGGCGAACTCCAAAAAGAACAGCACCTTAGTTTACAAGAGGGCGGGCAGGAGAGCTAACTAGGCATCTTCACAACTACAAAGGGCATACACAGATTCATGCTCAACAACTCAACGCCGATGCTTGAACAATCAAGCATCAGCTTCCAGCTTCTTAGAATTCAAGTTAAAGCACATGCACTTGTCTATAAGAGCCTCCGACTCGTTGCTGTATTCTTTGAACCTGTACTCCTCCAACTTGAAGGCTGATGGAACCTTCCCTTCACTGTAGCACCGGTTACACAAGCTAAAGGAGTGTTTTGTTTCCATGAACCGTGAACCGATGATAGGATATCTGCATACGGAGCAGGTGTGGCTGCCGTGGCGAACATGATCACTGTCTTCAAGCTTCACCAGTGTGGTTAGAATTCCAAAACCCCAATCAGGATCATTGAACATCTCAAGGAACTCTGTGTACGATACCATGGTAGGGTCAGACTCCCCATGCATTTCAAGCATGTCGCTAGCCCCATGGGTTGGTATGTAAACGGCACGGAGAAGTTTAATGTAACTTAGCGCGTCACTCCTCCTGATCTGGCCCCTGCCACCTTCGCTTGCAGGACGCCAAAGGAGTGCATCGAAGACGACACGCTTGCGCCTATCCACAGGACCAGAACAGATTGGAGCAATGATAGCAAAGAACATCCCAAGATCAACGCGGCCAGAGCCAGACGCATCAAGGACCGAGAGAATTCTTTCGTTCATTGCCTTGACAGCACCCTGGAAGGTATCTGGCTTGAGGAAAGATAGGAGCCTGCGAAGAATAACCTCAAGAGCTGCTTTCCTGATCGACTTCTCTGGGATGCCAGTGCCTGAGTAGGATACGGGGACATCAGTCTCATTCATCTCTTTCCTCAGAAGCTCAGCATCACAGTGGCCAAGCTTTGTCGTCCTCTCGAAGGCCCTTATATCAAGGGCATTGGCCAAATCCTGCCGCAGTGTGGTCTTACTTCCAACCCTCTTGAACTTGGATGCTTCTACAATAACAAAGGCTTCCTCTCCTTGAGCATCATGTTTTCCTTTTGAAGGCTTTGGCTTCTTTTTCTGCAGTGTCTTCAGATGTGAGATGGCATCATACACCTCCACCCTTTGTGTCATCTTAAATGCTTCCTTGAGTGCCTTCTTGGCCTCCTCGGACTCTCCCTGCCCAAGCAAAGCAACTGCCTTGTTTAGCTGAGCACGCCAATGGTTTGGTCGGATGCTCAGCACACGAGTATACATCTCCGCAGCTCGCACAAATCGGCATGCGTCCATGTTCAATCCACCAAGATTGTATAAGGCATCAACATGCCCAGGTTTAAGATCAATTGCTTTCTGGAACTCCTGAACTGCACGGTCATCATCCCCTACTGCATGCAAGGCTGACCCAAGATCACAGTGCGCATCAGCATAGTCTGGCTTCAGGAAGATGGCCTCCTCCAGTGCCTTCTCGGCTGCACGGTATTCCCCAACACCAAAGAGTGCACTCCCAAGGAGCTTCAGCGCGCGGGCATGGGATGGGCACAGTATGGCAGCCTCTCGATAGTGCTCGCAGGCACCAAGTACCATCCCCTCAGCCTCCATTGCAATACCAAGGTTGACATGGATCTGTGGGAGAATGTCCGCGGACTGGGAGTTACCTGCCTCTGCCGCCTCGAGGGCAAGGAGGAACTCCTCCTTGGCCTCGGCGTGGCGGCCCAGGGCGTAGAGGCAGTTACCAGCGCGGAAGTGCGGGCGGACGTCGGTGGGCTGAAGCTCGCAGCCACGGCGGAAGCTGGCAAGGGCGTCTCGGAAGAGGCGGTGCTCGGAGAGCGCCCGGCCGATGACCATGTGGTTGTCGAAGGCCTCCTCGCGCGAGCGGGAGGCGTCCGCGCGCGTGCGGAGAACAGCGAGCTCCTTGACGAAGGTGAGGTAGTCCCGGCTCGTCTCGTCCCACGGCGCGGACGCCAAACCCGAATCGGCGGAGGCGGAGATCTCCCTGGACCAGCCGGCCTCGGAGAAGGAGTCGAGATTGCTGCCGCCCCCGCTGGTGTCGATGGAGGAGGTCTTCCGCAGCTGCTTGGAGCGGAGGCGCTTGACGAGTATCTCCAGGTCGTCGAGGAGCGCCCAGGAGGAATCGAACGCAATCCCGTGGCTGGGCGAGGTCGCCCAggccggcgcggcgacggcggcgcgggagcTGGACGAGGGGCCCGTGCCGCCGATGCCGAGCGGCCTGAGGTGGTCGTCGAGcagcgaggcggcgacggcggcgccggaggtcggggagggcgaggcggcggcgtccccGGGCCCGATCTCGGGGGAGGAGGCGTCGGAGTCGACGGCGGGCAGGGAGAGCGCGAGGAAGTCGCGGTCGACGTCCCCGGCGCCGTCGTCGTAGGTGCGGAGCAGGCCGGTGAGGGACAGGCCCTGGCCCCCCGGGAGGATGAACTCTGCGTAGGTGCGGAAGACCTCGTCGAGGATGGCGGAGATCTGGTCGTCGCTGAACTTGACCCGCGGGTTGACGGCGACGACGAGCTTGGCCATCTCGGCCCGGTCGAGCCCGCCGTCCCCGTTGGCGTCGAAGCGCTCAAAGATCCTGCGCACCTTCTCggcccgcgcgcccctccccgccgACGCCGCCGACGCGGACAGCGCCATCGCGGGAAGCCGCGCGCTGGGTGGGGGGGCGGAGCGGCGATCGACGGCGAATTCGGCACGCGCGGGGGCGGGGGATTTGAGGTGAAGGGGGGAGGCGGGGGTGGGGTGGGACCAGGGTGGAGCGGCGGTTGTGGTgcggcgtgggcgtgggcgtggtGTGGTGGAGGTGGAAGGGAGGGAGACGATGGTTGGAGGGGGGGGAGGTGGCAGCCTGGCTTGTGGCTGGGCTAGCTGGAGGGCTGAATTCGCGAGGGAGGGCGGGTGCTGGTTCCCTCGCGATCACATGGACATGGTGGATAGGGCGCTCCGTCCGTCCGGCCGGCACTGGTCAAGATTGCAAGGCTTTGGAGCCGCATGTATGTGTGGGCGCGCACGTTGAGGCGTTGGAGACCTCGTCACGCTCGGTCGCGCGCCCTCGCTGTCTCGCACCGTTATGTTTTGCGGTTGCAGtggcctgctgctgctggtggcGGTCCTCGGCCGGTCGTGCTGCTGGTACCGCGGTCAGCAGGAGTGAACTGGTTGGTAGGTCCGCCCCCGCC
Proteins encoded:
- the LOC123097977 gene encoding uncharacterized TPR repeat-containing protein At1g05150, which codes for MALSASAASAGRGARAEKVRRIFERFDANGDGGLDRAEMAKLVVAVNPRVKFSDDQISAILDEVFRTYAEFILPGGQGLSLTGLLRTYDDGAGDVDRDFLALSLPAVDSDASSPEIGPGDAAASPSPTSGAAVAASLLDDHLRPLGIGGTGPSSSSRAAVAAPAWATSPSHGIAFDSSWALLDDLEILVKRLRSKQLRKTSSIDTSGGGSNLDSFSEAGWSREISASADSGLASAPWDETSRDYLTFVKELAVLRTRADASRSREEAFDNHMVIGRALSEHRLFRDALASFRRGCELQPTDVRPHFRAGNCLYALGRHAEAKEEFLLALEAAEAGNSQSADILPQIHVNLGIAMEAEGMVLGACEHYREAAILCPSHARALKLLGSALFGVGEYRAAEKALEEAIFLKPDYADAHCDLGSALHAVGDDDRAVQEFQKAIDLKPGHVDALYNLGGLNMDACRFVRAAEMYTRVLSIRPNHWRAQLNKAVALLGQGESEEAKKALKEAFKMTQRVEVYDAISHLKTLQKKKPKPSKGKHDAQGEEAFVIVEASKFKRVGSKTTLRQDLANALDIRAFERTTKLGHCDAELLRKEMNETDVPVSYSGTGIPEKSIRKAALEVILRRLLSFLKPDTFQGAVKAMNERILSVLDASGSGRVDLGMFFAIIAPICSGPVDRRKRVVFDALLWRPASEGGRGQIRRSDALSYIKLLRAVYIPTHGASDMLEMHGESDPTMVSYTEFLEMFNDPDWGFGILTTLVKLEDSDHVRHGSHTCSVCRYPIIGSRFMETKHSFSLCNRCYSEGKVPSAFKLEEYRFKEYSNESEALIDKCMCFNLNSKKLEADA
- the LOC123097976 gene encoding ASC1-like protein 3 → MAIRGPDAASVLPMTLLFSLGFFCARFVLDRLLYKPLAVYLFTSKASKLMNDEARQAKIVKFSESTWKLTYYASVQAWVLLIIKQEPWSLDTMQYFDGWPNQPIPSSLRLFYMCQCGFYIYSIFALIAWETRRKDFAVMMSHHVVTSVLIGYSFLTGFFRIGTIILALHDASDVFLETAKLCKYTEKELGASLFFGLFALSWLLLRLIYFPFWIIKTSSYQSIISLRKLDRFPTTLYYVFNTMLLTLLVFHVYWGKLIFLMIMKQLN